In Desulfobacterales bacterium, the genomic stretch GCCTGCTTGCGCACGGTTTCGGCAAAAGCCGCCGTATTATAGCCGCCGGCATCTGTGAAAATGGGGTAATTGACGATGGCCGCTTTTTTGCGGACGCTTAAAATCATGTTGTAATTGCCCCACATCATATCCGGCAGGATGATCACATCGCCGGGATCCACCCACACGTCGGCGATCACACTGATGGCGTTGGTAATGCCGTTGGCCACCACCGGCAGGCTGACAGACTTTCCGGCAAGGGACGGGTTTTTTTCAAAAAGCGCGTCCTTCCAGACTTTCCGCAGTTCCGGGAGCCCGAAGGAGGGGGCATAGGTCAGCGCGTTTTCCGGCTCCAGCCCTTCCATCAGGGCCATGACCGAGGGAAGCGCCATGGGGCGCCCGTTTTCCTTGGCAATGCCGATGGTGGCATTCAAGCGGTTTGCCTTTTCCTTGGCCTCAGCACTCTGGCTTAAAATGCCCTTGGGAAAAAAAAGCGCTTTTCCAACGTCTGAGAGCATATCGAATAAATGGGGGTTGGCCTCTTGGATGACAGCATTTAATTGTTCAGCAATCGGATTCATGAAAAATTCCTTCTTCTTTCTGCGATCGAAATTGTAATATCACACCACGGGGTGAACAACTTATCGTATTCCAGTCGTTTATTTAACCTTGACCATTATAACCAAGGAAATATATCTTTTTTTAACATTAATCGCAAGAATAATCCCGGGCAGCTCCTTTATGAAAATCGTCCATAAAGGGATTGAAAATCGTCCGCAAACATAATAATGAAAGCTAAACTCCCCTTCAATAAAAGGAAACAGCAGAGGTACAATAATAAATGTTCGGGTTTATCACATCGACAGGGAGGACGGGCACCGACTTTTTCACGAAACTATTTAATAATCATATTGCCAACGCCTGGAGTCTTCATGAACCCCGACCCGCCTTCAGACGGCGGAGCCATCAGTTAATCGCCCGCAATCCCACATTATATGAAAAGTATTATTTTAAAATTCCGAGAATATATCGTCACGCAAAAAAAAAAGAAGACGTCTATATCGAGACGAACTATCATCTCGCCGCATGCTTTCCTTTAATCCGGAGTGCATTTCCGGACGCCGTCATTATACACATCATAAGGGATGGTAGAAAGGTCGTCACTTCCTGGCTTAACAGATATCGCTATATCATTGATCATCACGTCACCCCTTTTCATATACCCGATCATCCGGACCAGAAAAACTGGGGCGAGTGGAACCCGCTACAAAAATTGAGCTGGTATTGGAAAACCGTCAATGAATATGCACTGCATAAAAGTCCGGATCTTTTTTTAAAATTTGAAGATATTTTTTCCGGAAACAACATGGCTGTCTATAACATTCTAAATAAATTCGATAACATTGAATATTCAAAAAAAGATGTCGACAACTTCCTCCGGCAAAAAGTCAATAAAACCAAAATAAATTTTTTTCCCGACTATGATCAGTGGCCGTCGTATTGGAAAGAACAATTTTGGCAGATTGCCGGAGACACGATGGAAAAATTTGGATATACAGATTAACTTGGGCGCCGAAAATAAGCCGCTCTTTTAAAGCATGACAAATTACGTTCGAGTCCTTACATACATCCTGATATTTATATTGCCGGCAGCGGCCAATCTGTTAGAACACGGCGGCAGTATAATATTTGCGATCCTGGTGTTATTTGGCATCGTTGCCTGGTTAAACCGCAAATCCCGGCCGGTTTTTGATCGAAATGAAAAAATTATTATGGCTGCTTTTGCCGGTTATTTTTTCATGTGTTTAATATTTTTTCTGGCAAACGGATTACTTAGAGAAGGAATGACCCTGGACTGGGAACTGGACCATGAAAGCCGTTTGCTCGGCTTTATTCCGATTTATTATCTCCTTATCCACTGGACCGGCATGAAGAAATGGGTGTTTTGGTACGGTCTTGCTGCCGGAGCCCTCTGCTCGGTTGGTTATGCGCTGATACAGGCCCATATGCTGGCCTCCGGCAATCGGATAACCGGCCCCTACAATCCCATCGCGTTTGGCAATCTGACGCTTGTTTGCGCGTTTATGGCATTATCCGGAATCCGCTATTTCTATCGCCGTCATCCCCTGCTCATTATCATTCCATTATTGGCTGTAATTGGCAGTATTCTTGTGGCGTTCCTATCCGGTACAAGGGGGACACTATTCCTCATTCCCATTTTAACCCTTTTATTCCTAATTCAACTGGGCAGCTTCAAATATACCTGGATATACCGCATTATTGCCATATTGCTAATTTTGATACCATCGGTTGCCTATTTTCAATTA encodes the following:
- a CDS encoding O-antigen ligase family protein; translation: MAAFAGYFFMCLIFFLANGLLREGMTLDWELDHESRLLGFIPIYYLLIHWTGMKKWVFWYGLAAGALCSVGYALIQAHMLASGNRITGPYNPIAFGNLTLVCAFMALSGIRYFYRRHPLLIIIPLLAVIGSILVAFLSGTRGTLFLIPILTLLFLIQLGSFKYTWIYRIIAILLILIPSVAYFQLSSVSVDDRLRDSLHDARQFFSGEREKLQGEEAYRLRVWTEGWKIYKKHPLFGAGKDQFIPELRKNTGLKAPHLHNMFLEFLVSYGILGPIALIAILFTPLTILIPTIRQHYNNPHMVDTAFSGLSLISAFLVFSLTTCIFYKNIFIAIYIILLATLFTIIKHEKCA